The following proteins are encoded in a genomic region of Flammeovirga pectinis:
- a CDS encoding helix-turn-helix domain-containing protein, whose translation MEKIPNISFKTDKFEKGFEIIPFSVLFDRLKNTTGHNPKKLHRIQFFILFVITEGYGTHQVDLTEYKLKKGSVLKVAKGQIHAFTEELHYEGYCIVFTEDFLLKYFSSSSIYAISHFYNYHLSFPVVKDVSFNDFFIRQIKKEIEEENAYLKLDLLAKILEIYLLRLERDVHSTNLIGENKKYYLLFSDFRELVNNEYSKTRNVKDYAQMLSISSKHLNYIVKNYTSTTAKSFIDEYVLLEVKRTLLTSNFPLKEVAYMMGFDEVTNFTKFFKKHTGITPKEYR comes from the coding sequence TTGGAAAAAATACCCAACATATCATTCAAAACAGATAAATTTGAAAAAGGATTTGAAATTATTCCTTTTTCTGTACTGTTCGATAGATTGAAAAATACCACCGGACATAATCCGAAGAAGTTACATCGAATTCAATTTTTTATCCTATTTGTAATTACAGAAGGATATGGGACACATCAGGTAGACCTTACCGAATACAAACTTAAAAAAGGGAGTGTTTTAAAAGTTGCAAAAGGGCAAATTCATGCTTTTACGGAAGAGCTTCATTATGAAGGATATTGCATTGTTTTTACAGAAGATTTTCTGTTAAAGTATTTTTCTTCTTCTTCCATTTATGCCATTTCTCATTTTTATAACTATCACTTGTCTTTTCCTGTAGTTAAAGATGTATCATTTAATGATTTCTTTATTAGACAAATCAAGAAGGAAATAGAAGAAGAAAATGCATATCTCAAATTAGACCTATTAGCGAAGATTTTGGAGATATATTTACTGCGTTTAGAAAGAGATGTACACTCAACCAATCTTATTGGAGAGAACAAAAAATATTATTTACTTTTTTCTGATTTTAGAGAGCTTGTAAATAATGAGTATTCAAAAACTAGAAATGTGAAAGATTATGCACAAATGCTTTCTATTTCGTCAAAACATTTGAATTATATTGTAAAAAATTACACTTCTACTACGGCTAAATCATTTATAGATGAATATGTTTTACTAGAAGTAAAAAGGACATTATTAACTTCTAATTTTCCACTCAAAGAGGTTGCTTATATGATGGGGTTTGATGAAGTTACTAACTTCACGAAATTTTTTAAGAAGCACACAGGAATTACGCCTAAAGAATATAGGTAA